In Nocardioides sp. JS614, the sequence GCGACCACGACGATCGCCTCCTTGCGCGGCACGCCCTCGCGCACCAGGTCGGCGACCGCGGTCCGCAGGCTCGCCGGGTCGCTGGCGACCTCGGCCGCCGGCGCGGCGCCCGCCACCACGATGGTGACCTCGCCGCGCACCCCCTCGGCCGCCCAGGACACGAGCTCGGCGAGCGGACCTCGCCGTACCTCCTCGTGGGTCTTGGTGAGCTCGCGGCAGACCGCGGCGGCGCGGTCGGCGCCGAGCGCCTCGGCCATCGCGGCGAGCGCGGCCTCGGTGCGGTGCGGCGCCTCGAAGAACACCATCGTGCGGCGCTCGTCGCGCAGGTCGGCCAGGCGGCGCTGCCGCTCCCCCGCCTTGCGGGGCAGGAACCCCTCGAAGCAGAACCGGTCGACGGGCAGGCCGGAGACCGCGAGCGCGGTCAGCACCGCCGACGGACCGGGGACGGCGGTGACCCGCACGTCGTGCTCGACCGCGGCGACCACGAGCCGGTAGCCGGGGTCGGAGACGCTGGGCATGCCCGCGTCGGTGACCAGCAGCACCCGATCGCCCGCGAGGAGGCTCTCGAGGAGAGCCGGCGTGCGCGCCGACTCGTTGCCCTCGAAGTACGACACGACCCGTCCGCCGATGCTCACCCCGAGGTCGGTCGTGAGCCGCTTGA encodes:
- the rsmI gene encoding 16S rRNA (cytidine(1402)-2'-O)-methyltransferase, with the translated sequence MDDSLGVLVLAATPIGRVADAPPRLAEELASADVVAAEDTRRLKRLTTDLGVSIGGRVVSYFEGNESARTPALLESLLAGDRVLLVTDAGMPSVSDPGYRLVVAAVEHDVRVTAVPGPSAVLTALAVSGLPVDRFCFEGFLPRKAGERQRRLADLRDERRTMVFFEAPHRTEAALAAMAEALGADRAAAVCRELTKTHEEVRRGPLAELVSWAAEGVRGEVTIVVAGAAPAAEVASDPASLRTAVADLVREGVPRKEAIVVVARRAGVPKREVYNLVHDRDHGAQE